The proteins below are encoded in one region of Myxococcales bacterium:
- a CDS encoding insulinase family protein has protein sequence MKKHQRYKEKTASSKKASAQIKKFKTKQGMQVFLEEDSSLPLVNIELVFRNGALFDSKSKEGSMRLFARMLRMGTKNTTALEFEETIDSLGAQLSIQVAHSFISFHATVIRRN, from the coding sequence GTGAAAAAACATCAACGATACAAAGAGAAAACCGCGAGCAGTAAAAAAGCATCCGCGCAAATCAAGAAATTCAAGACAAAGCAGGGTATGCAAGTTTTCCTCGAGGAAGATAGTTCTCTGCCTTTGGTCAATATCGAACTGGTGTTTCGCAACGGCGCTTTATTTGATTCCAAGAGCAAAGAAGGGAGCATGCGTCTTTTTGCACGCATGCTACGTATGGGAACAAAAAACACGACGGCGCTTGAGTTCGAAGAAACAATCGATAGTCTTGGCGCACAGCTTTCCATTCAAGTCGCACATAGTTTTATATCCTTTCACGCTACGGTGATTCGGCGTAATTAG
- a CDS encoding insulinase family protein, producing the protein MAEIVDNRDNDRSLAIQGFRSSLFGAHTYGRSVLGHEKSISGVQLKDIKQLVKKHVVASNMVLGVSGDITRSELMSLLDKEFANLKKGSAALKAVRAPKLKKGRSLLVIDKPERTQSQIVIGTLGSHNRDRDHTALYVANTAFGGTFTARLMNEIRSKRGWSYGASSRLGHDREREAWWMWTFPAMDDAVACIKVQWELYQDFVRRGISKKELDFAKEYLINSHAFDIDTAAKRVDQLVDAEVMGLPPRYYENYVKRVKAVTLKEANTALKRRLSDNDVSFVIVATANKIEKQLRELKLFDSIKLLSFDEL; encoded by the coding sequence ATGGCCGAGATAGTCGACAACCGCGACAACGATCGAAGTCTTGCAATTCAAGGCTTTCGTTCTTCATTGTTTGGAGCCCATACTTATGGCCGTAGCGTTTTGGGCCATGAAAAAAGCATCAGCGGAGTGCAGCTCAAAGATATCAAGCAGCTGGTGAAGAAACACGTGGTGGCTAGCAATATGGTTCTTGGCGTCTCTGGAGACATTACTCGCTCAGAGCTGATGAGCTTGTTGGATAAAGAGTTTGCAAACTTGAAAAAAGGTTCGGCGGCACTTAAAGCTGTTCGAGCACCTAAACTAAAAAAGGGTCGCAGTCTGCTCGTGATTGATAAACCCGAACGCACTCAGAGCCAGATTGTGATCGGTACGCTTGGGAGCCACAACCGTGACCGGGACCACACCGCACTTTATGTGGCAAACACCGCGTTTGGCGGAACTTTTACAGCACGACTCATGAACGAAATTCGCTCAAAGCGCGGATGGAGCTATGGTGCAAGCTCGCGTTTGGGCCATGATCGAGAGCGCGAAGCATGGTGGATGTGGACCTTCCCCGCCATGGACGATGCGGTTGCTTGTATCAAAGTTCAGTGGGAGCTTTATCAAGATTTTGTGCGGCGTGGTATCAGCAAAAAAGAACTCGATTTTGCCAAAGAATATCTCATCAACAGTCACGCCTTCGATATCGATACGGCGGCAAAACGTGTTGACCAATTGGTTGATGCAGAAGTGATGGGGCTTCCGCCTCGCTACTACGAGAACTATGTCAAACGAGTTAAAGCTGTCACGTTGAAAGAAGCAAACACTGCTTTGAAACGTCGCCTTTCGGATAATGATGTAAGTTTCGTCATTGTCGCTACGGCGAATAAAATAGAAAAGCAACTCCGAGAGTTAAAACTTTTTGACTCAATCAAACTCCTTTCTTTTGATGAACTATAG